A window of the Candidatus Binatia bacterium genome harbors these coding sequences:
- a CDS encoding FRG domain-containing protein, whose amino-acid sequence MFFSVIATTLKGNATYWFRGHADLAWRLIPSALRYATARERDVALGLLAEFKRVAEIKQTRPPRDDDELGWHQVARHYGLPTRLLDWTESPLVALYFACEQEETDGLVYILNPVDLNRLSYPDRPRILDARQDAEIVREYLHLDGKQRKRGRRTVAVNPVWNSERLMLQKGVFTLHGSRDIELPGDTPSLAAVPITREAKGTLRSELERVGIDEMTIFPELEHACAHLKRRARLEEG is encoded by the coding sequence GTGTTCTTCTCGGTCATTGCCACCACGCTGAAGGGGAACGCTACGTATTGGTTTCGAGGTCATGCAGACCTTGCGTGGCGGCTCATCCCCTCGGCGCTACGCTATGCTACTGCCCGCGAGAGGGATGTGGCGCTAGGGCTGCTCGCCGAGTTCAAGCGGGTAGCCGAGATCAAGCAGACACGCCCACCTCGCGACGACGATGAACTGGGCTGGCACCAGGTTGCCAGGCACTATGGACTTCCAACGCGGCTGTTGGATTGGACCGAGAGCCCGCTTGTCGCCCTATACTTCGCGTGCGAACAGGAGGAGACCGACGGCCTGGTGTATATACTCAACCCCGTGGATCTGAATCGCCTGAGCTATCCGGACCGGCCGCGCATCCTTGACGCACGCCAGGACGCCGAGATCGTGCGCGAGTACCTCCACCTCGACGGCAAGCAGAGGAAGCGTGGACGACGGACCGTTGCCGTGAATCCCGTGTGGAACTCCGAACGGCTCATGCTTCAGAAGGGCGTTTTCACCTTGCATGGGTCGCGGGACATCGAGCTGCCCGGCGACACGCCATCATTGGCTGCGGTCCCGATCACACGGGAAGCGAAGGGGACTCTTCGCTCGGAACTGGAGCGCGTGGGCATCGACGAGATGACTATCTTCCCCGAACTGGAACACGCCTGTGCCCACCTGAAACGGCGCGCTCGGCTAGAGGAGGGGTGA